Proteins from a genomic interval of Oceanispirochaeta crateris:
- the ruvC gene encoding crossover junction endodeoxyribonuclease RuvC produces MIPVLGIDPGLAHAGWGIILHDGMRSRYVAHGVIKTDSKSPMTDRLLCLYEELGRVIKEYNPVTAGIETLYFAKNVSSAMPVAEARGALILCMAKHHLTVGEYTPLQIKQAVVGTGRADKHQVQSMVALLLKLKDVPRPDHAADALAAALCHAHSGGLS; encoded by the coding sequence ATGATTCCCGTACTGGGAATCGATCCTGGCCTGGCTCATGCCGGCTGGGGAATCATCCTTCATGATGGGATGCGAAGCCGGTATGTGGCTCATGGTGTGATCAAGACTGATTCAAAGTCACCCATGACCGACCGGCTTCTTTGTCTTTATGAGGAATTAGGCCGGGTCATCAAAGAGTATAATCCTGTTACTGCCGGCATAGAAACTCTGTATTTTGCCAAAAATGTTAGTTCTGCCATGCCTGTTGCTGAAGCCAGGGGTGCGCTCATTTTATGTATGGCAAAACATCATCTGACTGTGGGGGAGTATACTCCATTGCAGATAAAACAAGCCGTTGTCGGAACTGGCAGAGCCGACAAGCATCAGGTTCAGTCCATGGTTGCCCTATTATTAAAGCTTAAGGATGTTCCGCGGCCTGATCATGCTGCCGATGCATTGGCTGCCGCTTTATGTCATGCCCATTCAGGAGGATTGTCTTGA
- a CDS encoding YebC/PmpR family DNA-binding transcriptional regulator, producing the protein MSGHSKWASIKHKKGALDAKRGKLFTKIIKEINVAARMGGGDIETNAALRTVVLKAKAANMPKDNIDKAIKKGTGDLDGVDYIELQYEAYAPGGVGLLISTLTDNKNRTAADVRSILSKGGGSLATTGAVSYQFTRKGIIAYSAEDIDFDALFEIALEAGAEDVTNEDGTIEVVTDPADFEAVLTALQEAGFEQLSAEITMVSDNTVTLDNEHTAKVLRLIDRLEDNDDVQDVASNLEVPADFEMEE; encoded by the coding sequence ATGTCAGGACATAGCAAATGGGCATCCATAAAGCACAAAAAAGGTGCACTTGATGCAAAAAGGGGTAAACTCTTTACAAAAATTATCAAGGAAATCAATGTGGCAGCCCGGATGGGTGGCGGTGACATTGAAACAAATGCGGCTTTGAGAACTGTCGTATTAAAAGCTAAAGCAGCCAATATGCCCAAAGATAATATCGATAAAGCCATTAAAAAGGGTACTGGTGATTTGGATGGGGTCGATTATATTGAGCTTCAGTATGAAGCATACGCCCCTGGGGGAGTAGGACTTCTTATTTCTACTCTGACAGACAATAAAAATAGAACAGCCGCCGATGTCAGGTCCATTCTGAGTAAGGGGGGCGGATCATTAGCCACTACTGGTGCCGTTTCCTATCAGTTTACCAGAAAGGGAATTATTGCTTATAGTGCAGAAGATATTGATTTTGATGCCCTCTTTGAGATTGCTCTGGAAGCCGGTGCTGAAGATGTGACAAATGAAGATGGAACAATCGAGGTTGTCACAGATCCAGCCGATTTTGAGGCGGTTCTCACAGCACTTCAGGAAGCAGGCTTTGAACAGCTGAGTGCTGAAATTACCATGGTTTCAGACAATACTGTTACCTTGGACAATGAGCATACCGCTAAGGTTTTACGTCTTATTGACCGCCTGGAAGACAATGACGATGTACAGGATGTTGCCAGCAATCTGGAAGTTCCAGCTGATTTCGAAATGGAAGAATGA
- the hemW gene encoding radical SAM family heme chaperone HemW, with translation MKPYQTALYIHIPFCKRKCDYCDFYSVCNSSIQDALLEQIPLQIYSLTSDYNVDSFKTLYLGGGTPGLVSIKGLSLLLAQVRKLNKGVLPGEVTLECNPSNVTRDRIDAWKSMGITRISLGVQSFQDAFLKKAGRQSSRSLILNALTQLHDASCFDLNIDLIQGLPGMTQQDQIQDLKEAVNWHPDHISWYSLILENGTVLKDQWSRRNGLLEEDNDLAWETGCKILEGEGYDRYEISNFCRKGKKSIHNSSYWKLEPYLGSGPSAVSMLKNSDGKIKRFRTKADAQGYSQGHFSYEESETIEVLDCLKDTLLMGLRLSEGVSSQQIKNIFGWEITELFPHSIKRWVEADCLIYDGFSLRPSRRGMNLLNSILISIFEELDKQKCAFTLNWPSE, from the coding sequence ATGAAGCCTTATCAGACTGCTTTATACATTCACATTCCCTTCTGTAAAAGAAAGTGCGACTATTGTGATTTTTATTCAGTCTGCAATTCTTCTATTCAAGATGCGCTTTTAGAGCAGATTCCTCTGCAAATTTATTCACTTACAAGCGATTATAATGTTGATAGTTTTAAGACTCTATATCTGGGAGGCGGTACTCCCGGATTAGTCAGCATTAAGGGATTATCCCTTCTTCTCGCCCAGGTGAGAAAACTGAATAAGGGAGTTCTGCCCGGTGAAGTCACTCTTGAGTGTAATCCATCCAATGTGACTCGAGATAGAATTGATGCATGGAAATCCATGGGGATCACCAGGATCAGTTTAGGGGTTCAGTCCTTTCAGGATGCTTTCCTTAAAAAGGCCGGAAGGCAAAGCAGTCGGAGTTTGATCCTCAACGCTTTGACACAGCTTCATGATGCTTCATGTTTTGATTTGAATATTGATCTTATTCAAGGACTTCCTGGCATGACTCAACAAGATCAAATTCAGGATCTAAAAGAAGCAGTGAACTGGCATCCCGATCACATTTCCTGGTATAGCCTGATACTTGAAAATGGGACAGTTTTGAAGGATCAATGGTCCCGTCGAAATGGTCTTCTTGAAGAAGATAATGATTTGGCCTGGGAAACTGGGTGTAAAATCCTTGAGGGAGAAGGGTATGACCGCTATGAAATTTCCAATTTTTGCCGTAAGGGAAAGAAGAGTATTCATAACAGCAGTTATTGGAAACTGGAACCCTATCTAGGATCTGGACCCTCGGCTGTCTCCATGCTTAAAAATTCAGATGGGAAAATCAAGCGTTTCAGAACAAAGGCTGATGCCCAAGGATATTCTCAAGGCCATTTTTCATATGAGGAAAGTGAAACAATTGAGGTTCTGGATTGTCTGAAAGACACTCTGCTTATGGGACTCCGTCTCTCCGAGGGAGTTTCATCACAGCAGATAAAAAATATTTTTGGATGGGAAATCACTGAACTTTTCCCCCATTCTATAAAGAGATGGGTAGAGGCTGATTGTTTAATCTATGATGGTTTTTCCTTGCGCCCCAGCAGGCGTGGAATGAATCTGCTCAATTCCATTTTGATTTCTATCTTTGAAGAACTGGACAAACAAAAGTGTGCTTTTACTCTGAACTGGCCATCTGAATAG
- the lepB gene encoding signal peptidase I, producing MLSSSSRKAVSYKERKAIAAKRVRRAISLVVFFSLYLFFSNSVSTPLKVVSSSMEPLLFEGDRILYSRFLVDTQSRVLIKANSDISRGDLLVISPPYYRKNQRIIEIINPVIRFFSFQKFQLSSYSRYNWETDKMVKRVIALPGDTIRTVDQKVYLKIPGEKYFSPEEEVLKVKYKVNTIQAPEGWKTGYPLDGSIQEYELSDGEYWVLSDNRGSGSDSFFWGPLKEDRIIGKVFFRYWPLSGFSFL from the coding sequence GTGTTGTCCAGTTCATCCCGAAAGGCTGTCTCCTATAAAGAACGGAAGGCGATTGCGGCAAAAAGGGTGAGAAGGGCCATTTCTCTCGTGGTTTTCTTTTCTCTCTACCTTTTTTTCAGCAATTCTGTTTCAACTCCTTTAAAAGTCGTCTCCTCTTCTATGGAACCTCTTTTATTCGAGGGAGACCGCATCCTTTATTCTCGATTCCTCGTTGATACTCAAAGCCGGGTTCTGATCAAGGCCAATTCTGATATATCCAGGGGGGACCTACTTGTTATTTCTCCGCCTTACTATCGGAAAAATCAAAGGATCATTGAAATTATCAATCCCGTGATCAGATTTTTCTCCTTCCAGAAATTTCAATTGAGTTCCTATTCTCGTTACAATTGGGAGACGGATAAGATGGTTAAAAGGGTCATTGCTCTGCCAGGGGATACCATAAGGACCGTAGATCAAAAAGTCTATCTGAAAATACCGGGTGAAAAATATTTCTCACCCGAAGAAGAGGTTTTAAAGGTCAAATATAAGGTGAATACGATTCAAGCACCAGAGGGCTGGAAAACAGGATATCCTCTGGATGGAAGTATTCAGGAATATGAGTTGTCAGATGGAGAATATTGGGTTCTCAGTGACAATAGAGGTTCAGGCAGTGATTCCTTTTTTTGGGGCCCCTTGAAAGAAGACCGAATCATTGGAAAAGTCTTTTTCAGATACTGGCCACTTTCTGGTTTTTCCTTTTTATGA
- the lepB gene encoding signal peptidase I yields the protein MNSFSIKLVGFTEKILTNRKIRIYKKKKKQQAKNPILDWIEAFLWAAMVVLLINQYLFQAYQIPSGSMKDTLLIKDRIFVNKLLYGPELLPGMAKVPGFKIPQRGEVIIFENPVYLSRGPVFDIMQRVIYMLTLSMVDIDKDENGNPKAHFLIKRQIAQDGDIYRQYQGNLQIKAMGESHFLDEEDFKKISGLSYGNKRMIDPSEYPVFKAYGEAYTLQEEGLVIPASLRNMASKIDQIDYKDPLEMDLWRQKKKFEIQPYNTAASARWRKSMVTGYYVPPGWVLPMGDNRDNSNDGRYFGSIPKNKVLGRAMFKYWPAGRAGIIR from the coding sequence ATGAATTCATTCTCAATAAAACTTGTGGGATTCACAGAGAAAATCCTTACGAATAGAAAAATCAGAATCTATAAGAAAAAGAAAAAGCAGCAGGCAAAGAATCCTATTCTCGATTGGATCGAAGCCTTTCTTTGGGCCGCCATGGTTGTTTTACTGATCAATCAGTACCTCTTTCAGGCCTATCAGATTCCTTCAGGTTCAATGAAGGATACACTTCTCATTAAAGATCGTATCTTCGTCAATAAACTTCTATATGGGCCTGAGCTGTTGCCTGGAATGGCGAAAGTTCCTGGATTCAAAATTCCTCAAAGAGGGGAAGTCATTATTTTTGAAAATCCTGTTTATCTCTCCAGAGGACCCGTCTTTGATATTATGCAAAGGGTCATATATATGCTTACCCTGTCTATGGTGGACATTGACAAGGATGAAAACGGCAACCCTAAAGCTCATTTTCTAATTAAAAGACAGATAGCCCAGGATGGTGATATTTACCGTCAGTACCAGGGGAATCTTCAAATTAAGGCAATGGGGGAGAGTCATTTTCTCGATGAAGAAGATTTTAAGAAAATTTCCGGTTTATCCTATGGTAACAAGAGGATGATTGACCCGTCTGAATACCCTGTATTCAAAGCCTATGGAGAAGCCTATACTCTACAGGAAGAAGGACTGGTTATACCCGCCAGTCTTCGAAATATGGCGTCAAAAATAGATCAGATAGATTATAAAGATCCCCTGGAAATGGATTTATGGAGACAAAAAAAGAAATTTGAAATACAACCGTATAATACTGCTGCTTCTGCCCGTTGGAGAAAGTCAATGGTTACGGGGTATTACGTGCCGCCGGGCTGGGTTCTTCCTATGGGAGATAACAGGGATAATTCAAATGATGGCCGCTATTTTGGATCTATTCCTAAGAATAAAGTACTGGGACGTGCCATGTTTAAGTATTGGCCGGCCGGTAGAGCCGGGATTATTCGGTAG
- a CDS encoding SUMF1/EgtB/PvdO family nonheme iron enzyme: MKRIELSEDELKEQKVSLKPIFGIQPVSYIKYVYLSLGLLALFLIFFMPGLIKNGTYYRFSSTPQGASVYVDDIRLGATPGLYFVPRGERKIVIKTPYHELFSQDVNVKGRVWGTLFLKRKKDFRADLNFNLTREALNLEHENTASWFQSDEGYSSHPVPPLMTSLIKGYYRSPQNSSEISESDLLNYHSSLLRSAYRSQAYKEWLESAVLLSTKGKVLNPKSYLQVIQAGIDFLKENPGSQDIFKEFYPLDSIDLPAQQKTQSPLTIEAKSLVYQPLPEDPLKFRSVGTLNIETLDYDVYVADREITKGWYSLFLDDHPEWSLSALQTLIDKDLVNENYLEDWDGSVDMHGSREPLRYVSYPASQAFCSWLQDSFFNTDEMIVRLPSEWEWEIIAKANGLENGDRPSQKNLGPLEAGSFHSGKLELYDMDGNLWEWCENGFGMNDSFLYNTQSANTKSEFMFPDFAVRGGSWANNPGQVELETRGSQPASWCTAYVGFRPLLLVKR, encoded by the coding sequence ATGAAGAGAATTGAGCTGTCAGAGGACGAACTGAAGGAACAGAAAGTTAGCCTAAAACCAATATTTGGAATCCAACCGGTATCGTATATTAAATATGTGTACCTTAGTCTTGGATTATTGGCGTTATTTCTGATTTTTTTCATGCCTGGACTCATAAAAAATGGTACATATTATCGCTTTTCCTCCACCCCTCAAGGGGCATCGGTTTATGTGGATGATATACGATTAGGAGCCACTCCTGGTCTATATTTCGTTCCCAGAGGCGAGAGAAAAATTGTCATAAAAACCCCTTATCACGAACTGTTTTCACAAGATGTAAATGTAAAAGGACGTGTATGGGGAACTCTCTTCCTCAAAAGAAAGAAAGATTTCAGGGCTGATTTGAATTTCAACCTGACAAGAGAAGCGTTGAACCTAGAACATGAAAATACGGCATCCTGGTTTCAGTCAGACGAGGGTTACAGCTCTCATCCGGTTCCTCCTCTCATGACATCTCTCATAAAAGGATATTATAGAAGCCCACAAAACAGCTCGGAGATCTCTGAATCCGATCTGCTCAACTATCATAGTTCACTTCTTCGCTCAGCCTACCGTTCTCAAGCCTATAAGGAATGGTTGGAAAGTGCAGTTCTTTTATCAACAAAGGGAAAGGTTCTAAACCCTAAGAGCTATTTACAAGTGATTCAGGCAGGAATTGATTTTCTCAAAGAAAATCCTGGAAGCCAAGATATATTCAAAGAGTTCTATCCCCTCGATTCTATAGACCTTCCGGCACAGCAAAAAACACAGAGTCCATTGACGATCGAGGCAAAGTCATTAGTCTACCAACCTCTTCCAGAAGATCCATTGAAGTTCAGATCGGTTGGTACTTTAAACATTGAGACTCTGGACTACGATGTTTATGTCGCAGACAGGGAGATAACAAAGGGCTGGTATTCCCTGTTCCTCGATGACCACCCAGAATGGTCTCTATCGGCACTTCAAACCCTGATTGACAAGGATCTTGTAAACGAAAACTATCTAGAAGACTGGGATGGCTCAGTCGATATGCATGGTTCCAGAGAACCTCTCAGATATGTATCTTATCCTGCTTCCCAGGCCTTCTGTTCATGGCTACAGGATAGTTTCTTCAATACTGATGAAATGATTGTGAGATTGCCTAGTGAGTGGGAATGGGAAATCATTGCAAAAGCCAATGGCCTGGAGAATGGTGATCGTCCCTCTCAGAAAAACTTGGGTCCTTTAGAGGCTGGTTCTTTCCACTCTGGAAAACTAGAGCTTTATGATATGGATGGAAATCTTTGGGAATGGTGTGAAAACGGATTTGGCATGAACGATTCTTTTCTCTATAATACTCAATCAGCTAACACTAAGAGTGAATTTATGTTTCCCGATTTTGCTGTCCGCGGTGGTAGCTGGGCCAATAATCCCGGTCAGGTAGAATTGGAGACAAGAGGATCACAACCAGCCTCATGGTGTACAGCCTATGTTGGTTTTCGTCCCTTGCTGCTTGTTAAAAGGTAA
- the smpB gene encoding SsrA-binding protein SmpB, whose amino-acid sequence MSKKKKTPSNVLGENRKARHNYTISESIECGIVLKGTEVKSIKIGKFSFPDSFCEISNGELYIKNLQITPYDFGNINNHHVDGVRKLLAHKMEINKLERKIVEKGFTLIPLKFYLKNGRVKVDVGVCKGKKMYDKRATIKEKDIKRDTERVFRIK is encoded by the coding sequence ATGTCAAAGAAAAAGAAAACCCCATCCAATGTGCTGGGAGAGAATAGAAAAGCACGCCATAACTATACGATTTCAGAAAGCATCGAGTGTGGCATTGTCCTGAAGGGCACAGAAGTTAAATCTATAAAAATTGGTAAATTCTCCTTTCCTGATTCATTTTGTGAAATCAGCAATGGCGAGCTTTATATTAAAAACCTTCAGATAACACCCTATGACTTTGGAAACATCAATAACCATCATGTGGATGGCGTTAGAAAATTACTGGCCCATAAAATGGAAATCAACAAACTTGAGCGTAAAATCGTTGAAAAAGGATTTACGCTGATCCCACTCAAATTTTATCTGAAGAATGGCAGAGTCAAGGTGGATGTTGGTGTTTGTAAGGGTAAAAAAATGTATGATAAGCGTGCTACCATCAAAGAGAAAGATATAAAACGAGATACAGAGAGAGTCTTCCGGATAAAATAA